ACCCTAGGTCTGCCCAAAAATATCACAGCCACAACGGGCATGGATGCACTGACCCATGCGGTGGAGACGTATATCGGTAGAAGCACCACAAAAGAGACGCGATTTATGGCAGAACAGGCCACCAGATTGATTTATAAAAACCTGAAAACGGCTTATGATGATGGACAGAATGTGAAAGCAAGAGAAAATATGCTGCAGGCTGCCTATTGTGCTGGCATTGCTTTTTCCCGTTCCTATTTGGCTATGTCCATGCCATTGCCCATTCTCTGGGGGGCCAAGTATGGCGTGCCCCATGGGCTTGCAAATGCGGTCATCCTGCCTTATTTCCTAGAGGAATATGGCCCTGCCTGTTATGGAAAGCTGGCAAAATTGGCAAGATGCATCGGTATGGTACCAAAACATACCAACGACCGCAGAGTGGCAGCGGCTTTTATCCAGTGGATAAAGGATATGAATCAATATATGAAGATCCCAGAACCGATTCAGGAAATCAGAAAAGAAGATATCCCTGCCATGGCAAAACACGTGGCAGCCGAGGGCAATCCCCTCTATCCCGTGCCTGTTTTGATGGATGCTGGGGAGTTGGAGATCATGTATGAAAAAATTATAGAGAAAAAGGAGGGAAAAGCAGATGCAGGAAAAGATTCAGAAGCAGAGGGAGTTCTTTCGAGGGGGAAAACCCATTACATTGTCCTTCCGTAAAGAAGCACTTAAACGTTTGGGCCGTACCATTCGTGCCCATGAGGAAGAAATTTATGAAGCCCTGCGGAAGGATTTGAATAAATCTAAAACGGAAGCTTATATGTGTGAGATTGGCATGACACTGGCGGAGTTGTCCTATATGCTAAAGCATATAGATGGCTGGGCAAGAAAAAGAAATGTGCTGAGCCCTATTGCACAGTTTTCCAGTGACAGCTTTACCATTAGAGAGCCTTATGGAGTGGTACTCATCATGTCTCCCTGGAATTATCCTTTTATGCTGACCATAGAACCCCTGATCGGCGCGATTGCGGCAGGGAACTGCTGTGTGGTAAAGCCTTCTGCGTATGCCCCTGCAACCTCTGCTGTCATCTGCAAAATCCTCAGAGAATGTTTCCCTGAAGAATATGTATTGGCGGTAGAAGGAGGCAGAGTGGAAAATCAGGCATTGCTGGATCAGAGATTTGATTATATCTTCTTTACCGGCAGTGTGACCGTGGGCAAAGAAGTGATGGCAAAGGCAGCAAAGCATTTGACCCCTGTGACCCTAGAATTGGGCGGCAAAAGCCCTTGTGTTGTAGAAAAATCCGCAAAGCTGAATCTGACGGCGAAGCGTATTGCATTTGGTAAACTGCTGAACTGTGGGCAGACCTGCGTTGCTCCGGACTATATTCTGGTAGAGCGCAGCGTAAAGGATGAATTTTTGGGCTATCTGAAAAAATGGATCGTGAAGATGTACGGCGAAAATGCGACGGAAAATGGCGATTATGTAAAAATAATCAACCAGAAGCATTTCGACAGAGTATGTGGTTTGATCGACCAGAAGAAAGTGGTATTCGGCGGAAAATGGAACGAAGAGACCATGCAGATCCAGCCCACCATTATGGATAATGTAGTGGCTGGTGATGCCATTATATTTCCTTCGTTATGAATACTAACGTATTTTCCCTTCTCGTTGGCAAGTTGTTTTTACGCTTCCTATTATTGCGAATAATTTCATCCCATATTTTTTGTTCAAATGCTTCTTGATTCAAAGCCGTTAACTCTGCATCTTCAATATTATCAAGCGTCAAATATAACCTTAAATAAAATGGTGCACGAAGTATATCTGTCAATTTCTTATCACTTGGCAATACGAATCCATGTGTAATAGACAGTTCATACAGTAAATCCTTACTAATAAGATTAACATGATATGATTGTACACAAACTTCATTTAGCAACAAATTATGAAATGAGTCTTTATAGGCCGTTCTAATGGTAAGAATTATTTTCCAACCAGCAGAAATAAACATTTGAAGCAAATCCTCAAATGTTTGCTGGTTTTCTAAAACAAAATATTTTTCAACTGCATCAATATATAGAATACGATTCTCAGTCTCTTCGTACACCTTTAGTACTTCATCTATTATGAGCGTTCCATATGTCATCAAAAAATTTCTCTCGTCAGAAACATCCATGTCTGTACATCTAAATGCCAAAATAACCGTATCCTGACCGATACTAGCCATACTCTTTTTAATGAGTGCAGATTTTCCTGCACCAGCCTCACCATCTACAACTAAAGCCTGATTCTCAGACTGCAAAAAAGAATTTATATTAAACACATTATTTTCCAGAATAATGGTTTTATCATTATACGACACTTGTGTCCCAATATGATTAAAAATATCTTCTTTATGCTTTTTAAGGTTTTCACAACATTCCTGAACTGCAGAATCTGCTTGAAAGAAAACATTTCTACAAATAGTAAGTCTTTTATCCTGCATAAGCTGAGCCTCGATATTACTTAAACCTCTCCACTCAATTGTAATCCCCAGTAATTGTGCAGTATTTTCAATATTTGTCTGATATGCCGGTTTTACAATATCTTTTTTGGAACTTGGAGAAAATTCTTGACTAATATAAAAATAAAGTGTTGTAATACCAGGATAAGCTCTTGCTGCTCCTTTAACTGCATCACTTAATTCATTTTCTTTGCCAGACATAGAAACACTATCTGAATAATATTTTGCTTGAAATCCTATAAGTTTGTCCCCTACTTGAATGGGGTTCGTTTCAATATACAAGCGTGTGCGAGGGAGATTGTGGATAAAGGGATGATTTATCAATAAGAAAAGGTGTATGGTGGAAAGCAAGTCTGAAAACAAAATGATTAGGCGTTGTCAGATTCGAATAACAGACAGAAAACCTCGGATGCCCATTTTATAAGGGTTTCCGAGGTTTCTTTATGCCTGTTGGATCTATTTCTTTTGACGGAGTATTTTTTATGCGTTAATACCGAAAAACTTCTCCATATCCTCTTCCACAGTGCCAATTCCTGCAATGCCGAAGTTCTCGATCAAGACCTTTGCAACATTCGGGCTGAGAAATGCCGGAAGTGTAGGGCCAAGGTGGATATTCTTCACACCAAGATATAAAAGAGCAAGAAGAACGATAACTGCTTTTTGCTCGTACCATGCGATATTATAGATAATTGGCAGATCGTTAATATCGTCAAGCCCAAAGACCTCTTTGAGTTTCAAGGCGATTACAGCAAGGGAATAGGAATCATTGCATTGACCTGCATCCAGAACACGTGGGATGCCATTGATATCGCCTAAAGGCAACTTGTTATATTTATATTTTGCACAACCGGCAGTAAGGATGACAGTGTCCTTCGGCAGAGCCTTAGCAAATTCTGTATAGTAGTCGCGGCTCTTTGCTCGACCATCACAGCCCGCCATAACCACAAACTTTTTGATAGCACCGCTTTTTACAGCTTCTACAACTTTATCTGCCAAAGCCAGAACCTGTGCATGGGCAAATCCGCCGATGATTTCACCGGTTTCGATTTCACTCGGAGCGACACATTTTTTTGCATGCTCAATAATCGCAGAAAAATTTTTTTGTTCGCCAATTTCTCCCGGAATATGTGTACATCCCGGATATCCCGCAGCGCCGGTAGTGTAAAGCCTGTTTTTGTAACTATCCTTAGGAGGAACAATGCAGTTGGTTGTCATTAGAATAGGACCGTTAAAGGATTCAAATTCTTCTTTTTGTTTCCACCAAGCATTCCCATAATTACCAACAAAGTTAGGATATTTTTTGAAAGCGGGATAATAATGAGCTGGCAACATCTCGGAATGCGTATACACATCCACTCCAGTTCCCTGTGTCTGTTCTAACAGCATTTCCAAATCGCGCAGGTCGTGGCCGGATACCAGAATGCCGGGGTTCTTTCTGACACCGATATTTACCTTTGTAATTTCGGGGTTTCCATAGCTGTCTGTGTTAGCCTTATCCAGCATTGCCATACCGGATACTCCGTATTTTCCTGTTTCCATTGTTAGAGCAATCAGATCTTCTACACTAAGGTTGTCATTCAGCGTGGCAGCCAGTGCTTTCTGAAGAAATGTGTCAACTTCATCGTTGTCCTTCAACAGCACATTTGCGTGCTTCGAGTAAGCGGAAAGTCCCTTCAAACCGTAGGTGATTAACTCGCGCAGAGAGCGAATATCCTCGTTTTCGGTAGAAAGAACACCGACAGTTCTGGCTTTTTCTTCCCAGTTTTCAGATCCGTTCCATTTTGCGGCTTCAGGCAGAACAGTCAGATTGGTAACTTGCTTTAGCAGAACTTCCTTTTCGGTCAGTGTAGCACGGATTCTTGATTCAATGCTCTCTTTATCAAAATTTGCGTTGGTAATGGTAGTGAACAGATTCAGAGTAATCAAGTGATTGATTTTGGCAGATACCTGCTTACCTTCCTGACGCAATGCAGTCGTAATAGCCGAAATTCCTTTTGTGACATAGACCAACAGATCCTGCATGGCCGCTACATCAGGTTTCTTTCCGCATACGCCGGACATGGTGCAGCCCTTGCACCCGGCGGTTTCCTGACACTGATAGCAAAACATTTTTTGTTCCATAATATGCCTCCTAAAAACTATTAAAATTTGAAATAATGTGGTTTCTTCTCAATCAAAAAAGCATATAGACGCGTTTGAATTAATCTTCCCAGGCGATTGCAGACACAGGACACGAGTCGATGGCCTCCTGTACAGCACCTTGATTTTCAGCGTTTGCTGGTTGATACGCTTCCGCCTTTCCCTGCTCGTTCATACGGAAAACCTCGTCGCAGATCCACAGCAAAGCCCACAGCCAATGCAGAGATCCTTATCTACTTTTGTTGCTTTCATAAAATCACCTTCCTTTGTCAATTTTGCGTTTGATTAAAATACAACTACTAAAAGCATCTTGAACGCTTCCTGCCCATATACCGCATGGGGATGGCCTGCTGGCATGACAATAGATTCTCCTTCGTGCAGCAGATATTCAACGCCATCAATCGTGATTTTTCCGATACCATCCAAGCAGGTGACGAAGGCGTCCCCACCCGATTCATGGGTGCTGATCTCTTCGCCCTTTGCGAATGAGAACAGGGTAATACTTACTGCCTGGTTTTGTGTCAAAGTTTTGCTGACAACCTGCCCCTCCTGATAAGAAATTTGTTCTCTCAGCGTCAGTACTTCTGATTGAGCAATGTTTTTCATTTTTTTACTCATAGTATCTCTCCTTTTATTCCAAAATTTTACCACCCAACGAAATCGTAACAATCTGCCAAGGAATGAATTTTCCGCTTGCCTGCAACGCTTTTTTGGCAGCTAATTCCAGTCCGCCGCAGCAGGGAACTTCCATGCGTACAACCGTCACACTTTGAATGTTGTTGTTTTGAATGATCTGCGTCAGCTTTTCGCTGTAGTCTATGCTGTCAAGCTTTGGACAGCCGATAATCGTAATTTTCCCACGCATGAAATCCTCGTGCATTCTGGCATAGGCGTATGCACTGCAATCCGCTGCAATTAACAATTTTGCGCCGTCAAAATATGGTGCATTAGTCGGTACCAGTTTGATTTGGCATGGCCATTGTCCCAACTGTGATTCTGTCTGTACCCGGGCAGAAGGAGTTGTTTCTTGTGAATGTTGAATACGCTGCATTCGACTGCCGGGGCAGCCTGTATGGGGAACAGCGGCATGATTGCTTTTCGCTTTTTTCCTCATATTTTCCTGCACAGCTTTTTCATCATAGGCGGCAGCTTCTCTCTCCACAAAGGAAATTGCACCTGTCGGGCAGGTTGGCAGACAATCTCCCAAACCATCACAATAATCATCTCGCAGAAGTGTTGCTTTGCCGTTTACCATGCCGATTGCACCCTCGTGACAAGCTTCGGCACACGCACCGCATCCGTTACATTTTTCTTCATCTATTTGGATAATTCTTCGAATCATTTTATACCATCCTTTCTCTTGTCTTTCTGGGCATAGTATATTATAATTAAAAATAAAAATCTGTTGTTATAACAACGAAAGGGTAAAAAATATGAAATTATCCGATATGCAGCTATTCCGTGGGTTAGAAGAAGATGACATCTCCTCGCTTTTAAGCTGTTTGAATAGTGTAAAACGCAATTATAAAAAAGGAGAAGTAATTCTTTCAGAAGGGAGTATTATAGAGAATATCGGCATTGTACTGTCAGGCATGGCAATGATATCTTGTAACGAAATTTGGGGGAATACCAGCATTTTAGGAAGTGTTGCACCTGGTTCTGTATTTGCTGAGGTATATGCCTGTATTCCGGGACAGCCGATGCTGGTTACAGTGTCTGCCGTGGAAGATACCTCTGTGTTGTTTATGAATGTGGGACGTGTTCTGACTACCTGCACAAACGCCTGCCCTTTTCATACAAACCTTGCACGAAATCTACTGACTGTCTGTGCTCATAAAAGTCTGCAACTTTCACAAAGGATTTTGCACACCAGTTCCAAATCCATACGAGGCCGATTGATGTCTTATTTTTCAGAATGCGCAAAACATGCCGGAAGCAATTCTTTTCTGATTCCATATAACCGCCAGCAATTAGCAGATTACTTGAATGTTGACCGCAGTACTATGTGCAACGAGCTTTCTAAAATGCAGAAAGATGGCATGATTGAATATAAAAAAAATCGTATTTTGCTCAAAGACTGAGATTTAAGGAATGGTATGAATTTGAATAGGGATTGATTTTTTAAGCAAAATCGCTTATGATCTGAAATAGAATATAGTGCTATTATCCACAGTTACGGAGCAAGTGTTATCAACACCGATAACCAAATGATAACATTAGCCTGTATAGGCAGGATAATATGGATAAATCAAATAATCAAAAGAACTGTAAACACGACAGAGAATAATCTCTAAACAAAATTGATTAGTAATTGTCGAATTTGAATAATAAACCAAACCCCAGAGTGCCCTATTTTTTTATTCCGTGATGTTAAAACTCAGAAATTTCCGCTTTTTCCGCATAATTTCTTATATTTCGGTATGGTTGTATTGGCCATAAAATCATCCAATTTTTCTATGCTGCCATTAACCATCTCGCACGTACTGATCGCATCCGAAAAAACAGCTAGTGTGCTGTATCGTTGATATTTAACATTACTACTGCATCTTATTCAGATGCAGTAGTAAATGTCGGATACAAGGAATTCAATTTAATTCTTGCATCCTCCGTTCGAAATTGCCAGTTTACCTTTGCGGCTACGGTATTTCGTTCAACTTCCCATGCTGATAATTCCTTACGAAGATTTGAAATATTATCAATCCTTCTGTTCAAACATTGTCTGGTCATGACGTTAAGTTCGATTTCTGCAATATCAAGCCAGCTGCCATGTTTTGGTGTGTAGTGAATCTCCAACCGCTTCATGATTCTTCTGGCTTCATCAGCAGGGTAACGTTTGTACAATGATGCTGGTTTATGTGTATTAAGATTATCCATTACAAGAATTATTTTTCTACATCTGGATACATGACATCGGCAAGATATTTGATTTCTTCTGCCCAGTCAATTGCAGTCCGATGTTCCCGAACACTTACATGATGAGCTCCACCAAGCGGTTCTACGAATGCAAAAATGCTGCATGTACCATTTCTGACATACTCAGAATCTACTTTCTGGTCATTGCCGGGGCGCATAGGAAGTGGGGATCTTGCCTCGCCAAGTAACTGATATGGTTTTTCGTCCATACAAACAACGGGGCGTTGTGGGTTATATGGAAGTTCGTATACATCGAGAACATCCTCCATACAAGCTATAAATTCTGCGTCCTCTCTTGAGGGAATGCACCAGTATTCATTTTTGTGAGGTCGAAGTTTGTTTTTTTTAAGGCTCTACGGATAGCATCTTTGCTAACCGGTGTATCAAGCACTACTTTGGCTTCTTTTTCCAGCAGACGCAAAGTCCATCTGGAATGACCTTCTGGAACAGGACCGCAGGCAAGTTCAATAATACGTGCTTCTGCACGTCCATCAAGGATACGCCTTGCATTGTCGGAATTGATATTTCTTTTGAACTCGGTAACCGCTTCAATGCCACCGGAAAAATATTTGGTCACTGTATTCGTTACAGTTGTCAGGCAAACACCATTTGATCTTGCGGATTGCTCATGGGTTAATACTTTCCCATGAGCCTCATCCAAATCAATAATAATCTGGCATCTGCTTCGAATAGTTTTAGATGTATTACTTTTGCGAATTATAGATTTTAATGTCTTCAATTCATCATCTGTAAGTTTAATGACATATTTTCTTGGTCTTGCCATATAAATCACCGCCGTTTTCTTTTATTTTAACATGAAGCGGCTATAATAGCTATAAATATTTAGTTAAATGTCAACAATACAGTATACTAGATATCATCCAGCAGAATTTCACAGCACTGCTCAATGCTCCTCAAATATCAAACAACGATATCAATCGTACCATTGCACCACCACTTCAACATTAATATTAGAAACGTTTTAAACTATATAACACAAGAAAACTGATTCCACCGCAATGGATCAGTTTTCTTTAAATAATAGCTACTTCATTTTTCTCTTTTTATATAATCCTACAATCAAACCAAGACTAACAATCGCTATTAAAAACCATGCAACTATATTTGTTGTATCTCCGGTTTTTACCGTATTTATTATTTTCTGAATAGTATTTGGCTTATCTGATTTTGAAGGTGCCGGATCCTTTGGCTTATCTGGATTGTTCGGTGGTGTTTCTGGTGAAACCCATTCAGCTTTTGGCTCTATCGTTACATTATATTCTACATTCCCATTGATTTCAGATGGAATATTAACAAGGAATGGAGCAGATTCAAATTTATCTGTACCACTTTCCACATTTCCAATCTGTGCAATCAGATAAATTCCTTCATCCAATTCTCCAAAACTCGTGCGTCCCGAACTATCTGTTTCTTGCATTAAGCCTGAAATATCATTTTCCTTCGCAAATGCATACAATTGTTTTGCTTGTTTTTCTCTTGCTTCTGCACTGGTATCTTGCAATGATATCCCTGAATCTTTAAAACCATTTTCCCAGACCAGCTCATCATTTTTCATATATTGAATTGGAAATATCGAGAACTTTGCTCCGGAAAGAGCTACTTCTTTATCCGAACTATTTCTCCCTTTGTAGATAATTTGAATGCTTCCTGTTCTGCTTCCTGCTTCAGCATGAATTGTTGAAATATTTATAAAACTACCGACAAGAAAAAGCATAACGAATAAAATAATGTGAATACTTCTTATCTTCTTTCGCACCTTACTTTCCTCCTTTTTCTATCTCGTATACTATAAATTACAGCAATCAGCAACCCTATAAAAATTACTATAATTGTTACAATCAGCACTTTAGCAGTAAAAGATAACTCCGGTTTTATATTTGTATCCGGCTCTTGCTTCGTTGCCTCTTCATAAGGTATTCTCTCTCCACGTACTAAAAGTCTGTGTGTATTGATTGCAAATGGTGTACAAGTAACAAGTGTTGCATAATCCTTGCCTGGTTCAATAGATAACCCATCTGTCTCTTCCGGTAAAACTGTTAATATCTGATCAATCTGATATGCCAGTGTTTCATCTAAAACCTTAATGTAAAAAATATCCCCTACTTCCAGTTTATCCATATTGGTAAATAGCGTTTTTGTCGGAAGACCTCTATGTCCAGTCAGAACTGTATGTGTACTTTCTCCACCAACCGGAAGAGATGTACCCCAAAAATGTCCGACACCTGCCTGCAAAACTGCTTCACTTGTTCCATGATAAATTGGAAGTTCTATATTAATCTTAGGAATACGAATGTATCCCATCATTCCAGAACCATCTACGTTCAACAGTCCCTCATAGCGAGCATCTATCTCCACATCTTCTTGCGAAAATGGATCAATCAAATCAATATTTCCCAGCATTTCCTGATTGTATGCTCTCGCATCTTCCAACATCTGCTCTTTTTCTGCCTTACTCAACTTTACGCTTTCCTCATCATAATAGGATACCACTTTGGAGCCATTCTTTTCATTCAGATAACTACTGAACGTTGGATATAACAATACGGAGAATGCAACCAAAAGCACGATCAGACGAATCATATCTTTTATTGTTATCTTCCTTTTTTTCTTCTTACTCTTCATTTCATTCTCCCTGTTGTTATACTTGGAATTGCGGTTACCTTCCGTGGAAGATAACCGCCCATTCTTTAAATCTTATCTTATATCTCTGGTAAAACTATTATGCTTCTTTTCTTTTATCACGGATGAAGCTTACTGCTACACCGAATACAAGAAGAGCTGC
This window of the Mediterraneibacter gnavus ATCC 29149 genome carries:
- a CDS encoding iron-containing alcohol dehydrogenase, yielding MQGIRCAVYDKVVANPTITNIEEARTLYLESGTKAIIAFGGGSAMDCAKVTGACIVKPNKPIHKMKGLLRICKKLPLLIAVLTTAGTGSETTLAAVITDSGAKHKYPINDFSLIPRYAVLDYHVTLGLPKNITATTGMDALTHAVETYIGRSTTKETRFMAEQATRLIYKNLKTAYDDGQNVKARENMLQAAYCAGIAFSRSYLAMSMPLPILWGAKYGVPHGLANAVILPYFLEEYGPACYGKLAKLARCIGMVPKHTNDRRVAAAFIQWIKDMNQYMKIPEPIQEIRKEDIPAMAKHVAAEGNPLYPVPVLMDAGELEIMYEKIIEKKEGKADAGKDSEAEGVLSRGKTHYIVLP
- a CDS encoding aldehyde dehydrogenase family protein, whose protein sequence is MQEKIQKQREFFRGGKPITLSFRKEALKRLGRTIRAHEEEIYEALRKDLNKSKTEAYMCEIGMTLAELSYMLKHIDGWARKRNVLSPIAQFSSDSFTIREPYGVVLIMSPWNYPFMLTIEPLIGAIAAGNCCVVKPSAYAPATSAVICKILRECFPEEYVLAVEGGRVENQALLDQRFDYIFFTGSVTVGKEVMAKAAKHLTPVTLELGGKSPCVVEKSAKLNLTAKRIAFGKLLNCGQTCVAPDYILVERSVKDEFLGYLKKWIVKMYGENATENGDYVKIINQKHFDRVCGLIDQKKVVFGGKWNEETMQIQPTIMDNVVAGDAIIFPSL
- the hcp gene encoding hydroxylamine reductase encodes the protein MEQKMFCYQCQETAGCKGCTMSGVCGKKPDVAAMQDLLVYVTKGISAITTALRQEGKQVSAKINHLITLNLFTTITNANFDKESIESRIRATLTEKEVLLKQVTNLTVLPEAAKWNGSENWEEKARTVGVLSTENEDIRSLRELITYGLKGLSAYSKHANVLLKDNDEVDTFLQKALAATLNDNLSVEDLIALTMETGKYGVSGMAMLDKANTDSYGNPEITKVNIGVRKNPGILVSGHDLRDLEMLLEQTQGTGVDVYTHSEMLPAHYYPAFKKYPNFVGNYGNAWWKQKEEFESFNGPILMTTNCIVPPKDSYKNRLYTTGAAGYPGCTHIPGEIGEQKNFSAIIEHAKKCVAPSEIETGEIIGGFAHAQVLALADKVVEAVKSGAIKKFVVMAGCDGRAKSRDYYTEFAKALPKDTVILTAGCAKYKYNKLPLGDINGIPRVLDAGQCNDSYSLAVIALKLKEVFGLDDINDLPIIYNIAWYEQKAVIVLLALLYLGVKNIHLGPTLPAFLSPNVAKVLIENFGIAGIGTVEEDMEKFFGINA
- a CDS encoding 4Fe-4S domain-containing protein, with amino-acid sequence MNEQGKAEAYQPANAENQGAVQEAIDSCPVSAIAWED
- a CDS encoding cupin domain-containing protein, which produces MSKKMKNIAQSEVLTLREQISYQEGQVVSKTLTQNQAVSITLFSFAKGEEISTHESGGDAFVTCLDGIGKITIDGVEYLLHEGESIVMPAGHPHAVYGQEAFKMLLVVVF
- a CDS encoding ATP-binding protein — encoded protein: MIRRIIQIDEEKCNGCGACAEACHEGAIGMVNGKATLLRDDYCDGLGDCLPTCPTGAISFVEREAAAYDEKAVQENMRKKAKSNHAAVPHTGCPGSRMQRIQHSQETTPSARVQTESQLGQWPCQIKLVPTNAPYFDGAKLLIAADCSAYAYARMHEDFMRGKITIIGCPKLDSIDYSEKLTQIIQNNNIQSVTVVRMEVPCCGGLELAAKKALQASGKFIPWQIVTISLGGKILE
- a CDS encoding Crp/Fnr family transcriptional regulator; the protein is MKLSDMQLFRGLEEDDISSLLSCLNSVKRNYKKGEVILSEGSIIENIGIVLSGMAMISCNEIWGNTSILGSVAPGSVFAEVYACIPGQPMLVTVSAVEDTSVLFMNVGRVLTTCTNACPFHTNLARNLLTVCAHKSLQLSQRILHTSSKSIRGRLMSYFSECAKHAGSNSFLIPYNRQQLADYLNVDRSTMCNELSKMQKDGMIEYKKNRILLKD
- a CDS encoding transposase, which produces MDNLNTHKPASLYKRYPADEARRIMKRLEIHYTPKHGSWLDIAEIELNVMTRQCLNRRIDNISNLRKELSAWEVERNTVAAKVNWQFRTEDARIKLNSLYPTFTTASE
- a CDS encoding transposase, translating into MEDVLDVYELPYNPQRPVVCMDEKPYQLLGEARSPLPMRPGNDQKVDSEYVRNGTCSIFAFVEPLGGAHHVSVREHRTAIDWAEEIKYLADVMYPDVEK
- a CDS encoding helix-turn-helix domain-containing protein, whose amino-acid sequence is MARPRKYVIKLTDDELKTLKSIIRKSNTSKTIRSRCQIIIDLDEAHGKVLTHEQSARSNGVCLTTVTNTVTKYFSGGIEAVTEFKRNINSDNARRILDGRAEARIIELACGPVPEGHSRWTLRLLEKEAKVVLDTPVSKDAIRRALKKTNFDLTKMNTGAFPQERTQNL
- a CDS encoding pilin N-terminal domain-containing protein, whose product is MRKKIRSIHIILFVMLFLVGSFINISTIHAEAGSRTGSIQIIYKGRNSSDKEVALSGAKFSIFPIQYMKNDELVWENGFKDSGISLQDTSAEAREKQAKQLYAFAKENDISGLMQETDSSGRTSFGELDEGIYLIAQIGNVESGTDKFESAPFLVNIPSEINGNVEYNVTIEPKAEWVSPETPPNNPDKPKDPAPSKSDKPNTIQKIINTVKTGDTTNIVAWFLIAIVSLGLIVGLYKKRKMK
- a CDS encoding class C sortase, yielding MKSKKKKRKITIKDMIRLIVLLVAFSVLLYPTFSSYLNEKNGSKVVSYYDEESVKLSKAEKEQMLEDARAYNQEMLGNIDLIDPFSQEDVEIDARYEGLLNVDGSGMMGYIRIPKINIELPIYHGTSEAVLQAGVGHFWGTSLPVGGESTHTVLTGHRGLPTKTLFTNMDKLEVGDIFYIKVLDETLAYQIDQILTVLPEETDGLSIEPGKDYATLVTCTPFAINTHRLLVRGERIPYEEATKQEPDTNIKPELSFTAKVLIVTIIVIFIGLLIAVIYSIRDRKRRKVRCERR